gatggtggcgagtttactcagttggcggcgcgggagttttaaaattgttctcggtggtccgggcgaatctcgggactttatagcaacaacctttcgtatcttgaaaacttttcgtatgtagagcagtaaaatttttcgtattggctttcgtaacttggatttttcgtaagttgagcctttcgtatctcgaggtactactgtaaataaaaatattacatgatatataaaaattatgtaaatgctTAATATGGAAGATGCTGAACAGGAAATGGTTATTGTCGATTCTTCCATTCATAAGTTTGCGACAGACAGAGAAACAAGTGGGcaggcttctttcctaactctttagctaagccaaggacaggtgtttggatatctacaacaaatgttgaggaaattgaaaaagttaGAGGGTAAATTGCCATAATCAGTAAATTCTCGTACACAATTATATTGCCCAAAAATACCAGAGGATCTAAAACATGCAGTATCAAAATATGATACAGCTGATATttaaaaggattttcaagaaaacCTATCTGATAATGGGCTTGAAATGCAACCCTACTTAAAACCAGTGCTCTAGTGTTTGGCCAAGGCAAGTGGGTTGATAAGAggccaaaagccccttaccaacTACTGTAGTACTATGTAGCCTAGGTTATGTTACAACATATCACTGtaattaccatttttatttttgtgtgattgTTACAAATTTCAAATGATAGTAATCAAATAGTTTTCCATCTACTTCTCTTACTTTTTTTGAgctcattttactgtacctgttGGGTAATCCATCTATTTTGTTTTCCTCcaaacaaaaaattttcttttcccaGTATACCAAGCTTAAACTTTGTGTCAGAGTTCTCTTCTAAAGACAATGAAGGTTAACCCATGAACTCATGACGCCCCTAACTGTTGCCTTTGAGGCACGACTCAAAATAACTTTGCTAggccaaattgaaatgatgatggtcttgttggtgaaaaaaaaaaaaaatgagaaccagCTGTCCTCTTCAGGTAGTACCTCATGGGCCTAAATGGGCGAAggacaaattcttccttatttttcAGTTTCAGTGGTAGGAAAGGAAGAATGGCAAATACCAGAGACTTTTAGATAAAACCGGCATCTTTTTTACACAAATCTTGGTACATACACCAATGCTGTGCTAGTTTTTTGGTCCTCACTTTGAATGGTACAAGTTTATGTAAGGCAATGGTTTGTTAGATTAATCTATAAACCAATCCCAAAGTCTTTGAGGTTAGTTTGCTAAGCCTACTTGCCTCACAGATTTTCCTTATGTGTTGTGGTTTGACTAATAGACATACTATGATGGAATCTgttataaatacagtatattaaAAAGTTCTAATGAAAGTTTGGTTCTAATTGCTGAAGAGATTCTTAGTATATTTATACCAAGGTATTTTAATGACTCCACTTTTTTTCAGGTTCATCAACTGGAACTGCTTCATATGTCTGGTACTTTGTACCGTCATTGTGATATACTATGCATAATGATCTGTTATAGTACAGTACATATACTGTAATATGGCTTTAACTGGAGAGGCAGAAAGAGAATTTCAGATTACTATACAGTATTGCAAAATTCAGTACAGTATTTAGAATATATTGTAACCTTCATGCATACTTGTACATATTCAGAGGATTATAGGTATCTAAAGGAATATATTTTTAGCTGAATGTTTTGCTCagtgtataattctttattattaagtctacctaatgtcatttatttcaaatcCATATGTACATCGAGAGATCCTATTTAGCTATTAGAAATACAAAGAGGTGTCAGATGTAGAGTACCTTTCAATATCATTATCAGAGAACAATATGCTTAGGATAGATGAAGTTAATAGTGCAAAGTTATTCCACGGGCAGCTGCTGCATTGTCTGTTAGTCTTCTGAGCAGTAATGTGTGCCTATATGGCCTTTGTGAACATTCTTTTCAAAAGTGATTGAACTGAGATATGTAGATTAAgttatcattttttatcatgtcaaGATTTTTAAGCTGTAattgacaattattattattgagtataATTGTCATGTTTAAAACTCTTGGTTCATCCACTATACCCCATAGTCTTCAGTTTATGTTTAATACTGAAAAGCATTTACTACATAATAAATGAGATATAAAACATAAGAACTACTTATTTTAAGATACATTAGACAAAAACAAGCTTTATTGTTCACACACATCATTTTGTATGACATGGTTAAGCTGAAGAATTTTTCCAAAGTGGGTTTTTACTTGGAACTGACAATCATGTCATTACATTAAATGAACCACCACTGGGGACAGCGTTCATCTTGACTTGTAATAAAAATGGATTTGTTAAAGATATAAGTTGTCGTTATTTACCTGTTGAAAATATTTAAGAGTACTGTACATTAGTTTTGAAAAACCACACACCATACGAGAAAGAAGAGTGAAACAGCACGTTAATATGAGCTCCTGGGGTTATGAATTGAAATGACCAACACAATGAAATAATGTACTATTGAACATTTAATAGTGTCACATAACTGTCTTTCCATTGCCTACACTGAAGAACATGTATATCCATATGAAACTTGAGTACTAGGTGAAAGTAATGAAAATTCCTCttcaaataaaccaaaataaacaaTCTTTGAAAATTCctcttcaaaaaaacaaaaataaacaatcttTGAAAATTcctcttcaaataaaaaaaaattaacaatgttTGAAAAATTCCTCATCAAATACAAAAAACTAACACCtcttcaaataaacaaaattaacaatcTTTGAAAATTcctcatcaaataaaaaaaaccaactatcagataattcttctttaaataaacaaaactaacaaGCTTTGAAAATTcctcttcaaataaaaaaaactaaaaactaacgaTCTGAAAATTCttcttcaaataaacaaaactaacaaGCTTCTTAACTCTGACACTAACAATGTCACCTTTGTGTATGCTCTATAACACGCCACGTTTTAACAGAACAGAAATGGTATTATAAAAATAGCACGAGTAAAAATTAGGTGGGTAACATAAATATTTTCCACTTACATTACATCCTTGCATGCTCTGTTCACATGTAAAGAAATATTTACcgggaataaatgaaaataaaattaaaccaaaCTTGAAACAGTAAATGTCAGTTTTGCAGTAAGTTTTTGCACAAGATAAAAACTCATGACCTATAGAAACCAATAACTGATATATCAGAAAATGAAATCTAACCTCTTCATCCTATAACAAGATTACCACTGCCAACAACTGCATTGCAATCAATGATAAGGACTGCCATACGGCAAAATCCCAAGTTTAGAGTAGGAGCACCTTCAgtgattttaatcatttttctggTTTCCTTTCATAGTTAGCGTTGAATTGTAAGTTATTTTTACCCTTGGACTCCTTGTTAACTGGTGTTCCACATTACCCGTCTCATTCaggttttttacattttctgatTCTTGAGTGTGCGTCCGACTTAGGTCTTTGATGCATGGCTTTTCTACTTCTTGTTCACACAGGTGCTTATCATCACAAAATGTTGCTTTACTTGGCTTGTCATCATATAATGTTTCTTTACTGTGAACAATTGTGTTCCTTTCTCTATCTAGGGTTTCTTCAATCTTGACTCTGGTATTATTTGATTCAATGTAGTTTTCTAAGGCTACTGCTTCAAGAGGATGAATGAagatttctatgttttttttatcatcaccAGGACTTTCATCCTTAATGCATGACTCTCTTATTTCTTGGTCACTTGAATGACTGCATTGTTCTTTGTCATCCTGAGTTTCTTCCACATGAGACTCACTATGTACTATTGAATGTACTTTCCCATCAATGGTTTCTCTAATCCCAACTTTTGTATCAGATGGTGCAATATAGCTTTGTTcatcttctgtttttctttttagagaatcAAATAAGCTTTCCATATCTTTCAATTCAGCACCATAACATGGTTCTTTGATGGCAGTATGTTCTTCCCCAACACAGCTTTCTTCATCCCTAACTTTTAAGTAATGTGGATCAATGCAGTTCTGATAGtattctgtttcttccttctgcaaatgaGAAAAGCCCTCCATCTCTCTTTGGTTAGGGACATGCTGACTTTGGTTTGTTTCCTTGTTTGCTCTCTCTTCAAATGTCTGAAAGAGAGGTAGTGGATCACACGATTCATCGTAATTagtcttttccatttcttcttccaCGAGTGGAACAAAAACTTCTGTATCTTCAATGAGGTCAAGTTGCTGACTGTGATagcttttcatattcatttcttcttcagAAAGCTGTGAGGTGTCTGTTTTATTAGATTTATGTACCTTATAAGGACTTTTGTTACTTAGGGTTCCAAGATCATATAAGTCACTTAGGTCTACCTCACTTATTGCATGAGCACAGTTGTTCGTACAAGGTATACTTATGCTATGTGGATTGCAGTTCTTTTGTCTGTGAACTCCATGTACCTCTTGACCACACTGTCTATTCTTAACATCATATGCTTCTTGCATGTGGACCTGACGAAAGTCTTCCATAAACTCGTTTCTTCCAGTATGTGATTCACTGTGACAAGTGCCAGTTTCACTCTCTTGCCTACATGTTTGGTAATGGTCTGCCATACTTTCTAAATCTTGATGCTTCCCAAGGCCTTTCATTCTTTTGCTGCTTTGGGCAAATATATCACCATGACCTTCATTGTCTTGTAGCCTCAGACTTAGTAAGCCTTTGCTGTCTTGACTGAGGTCATGCTTGTTTCTGCTCTCTTCAGTATCATGTTGCCCTGGACCTTGTGCATTTATACCTTTTTCACTGAATAAGTGAGTATGCTCTTCTGCTTCATTGTCACATTGCTGACTACTCTTGCATCTGCTTAAAAGTACATGCTGGTCTATCTGTACACTTTGTGTAGTGGCATTCCTCTTTTGTCCAGTTTGCTGACTGATAATTGTTGTTGTTTCTCTCAAATGAATAAGTGGTTGCTTATGTGGCTGGTTCTGCTGTTCCACTCCCTGTCTTCGTCTTGTCAAAATATTCACAAGTTGTGATTTCTGACTGAAAgtaatcatttcattttttatgtttacagaTTGTTGAATAGTTTGCTTTGTCTCATCAACTCTTGGAAGGTCAAGATACTGATTATACTCTCTTGTTTCAGCTAGGATATCATTGACCTGTTTACATTCAGATTCATTCCTAGGGTCTTCAGATTTAATAGACGGATGGACATCTTTCACCTCTAGGGCAGGAGACTTGGATGCTTCCCCAACATTTATTGTATCTTTCATGGTCATAGTTGTCTTTTGATCCTTACTTAGATGAGTTGTTCcaatgaaatctctctcttctttgttaaCTTTTTCAGTAACTGTTTCCTCAAAAGCACATTCTGTTTCATCAGGCATGTCTTCCTGGGTAGCTTCTTCATTTACTGCCTGAGTATTCCAAATATCAACCGtgccaaaaaaagtaaataaataaataaataaatcaaacatgAAGTATATTTGCAAACTGTTGATGACGTACATAAAGATTCACTCCATGTGAAATAATTCTACTAAAATGTTGTATCACCCTAACTGACAGAATTGTTTAATTCTTAAAATATTCTCAATTACATATGTGCAGTGGCAAAATAAATTTTCCTTAGGTTCCACAAATTTATAAGTTTTTCTTTAATGTAACCGTGAAGGATAAAAACACAAGGTAGATATTGCTTACTGTCTTCAGGCTCTTACCTCTAACCAGTAATCATACATCAAACGTAGTAGTATATACCCCACAAAGATTCCTTTCACTAACatcatttcctggaaaaaaaatgtaaaaaagcaaatGGCTTCTTTGAACACAAGAATGAATCATAAGCATTTGCttttaaaaaggtaaaatatcATCATCCTACTTTTATAATGATAAGAAACGTCTAGAAAAGGGACAACCATTCCACATGAACAGCaatataaaaatgtcagaaaatttGTGGCAAAGGTGCAATACTTGTTTTAAAAAGTACtgtatactacattatatatccTCTAATAAGTTTATGAGCAACGTCATCACAATGCAGGAGAGAATGTTCCAAAGCTTTGCATAAGGAAGCAAAACACCTTTAGTACTGGGCTGAATAACAGTGTTACCTCCCAACAGACTGTGCATGCTGAAACTGTGTTCTGCCAGTTAAGTAGAATTCATTGTTTGTTAAGGAACATGCAATAAGGGCAACGGTAGAAGTTTCTGAAGTTTCTGTTGAAATATCTCAGGTAAAATGCCATAGATGAGGAAAAGAAAACAGTCTCTTCCTTATGGAACAATACTCTAACAACAGGGGAATGAAAGAACTGAAgcactaaaatttttaaaaactttcacaGCAATGCCAACATCTTTCCTGTATGATGAATTTCTAAGAGTAAATACTTATAAAGCCGCTTGGAACCAAAGGTAACCGTAAATATGCACattattaaaaatcattgaatttACACATCAAATAAAGAGGGGTGTGGTCAGAATTGCTAATGCATTAGCTTGAGCTAATATCCCACTAAATTACATTTACCCTATTTTGTTCCATAACTCTGTTAATTCCATTTTGAAAGATTTGGAAGATCAAATAACTGCGGAGAGATATTCATGATCTGCATAGAAACGTCCTTTGAGCTTTTAGTGTTGAGGGGAGTCAGCCTCAAGAGATTTGAGCATTTTGTATGGAAAGTGGCAAGTTATGGCCCACTCAAACTCTGATCGCAATCGATTCAGGCTCAGCTAGACTCGCACGTCTTAGCTTGGCTTGCTCGCGTCCAGCTCTGACCACGTTCGCGTGAATTGGCTAGACTCACTCGCCCCGCTCGCAGCCCAGTCTCAGTCAGACTGCGTTCATGTGATCGGCTAGGATCACTCAATTCAGCTCACTCCACTTGGACTGGCCAAATTGAGTCATTGACTCAGGAGTGAACTTTCTGCTCTCCTCAGGTCTGTGGTCTGTACTTTGCCACGACATAAACACCCTCCTTCCCCCGTGCTGCAGTCATCCTTTCAGGTGACCACCGCTCACAGTCTACCTCTCCTGCTGGTTTCTTCTAGCAGGACAGGTAGGAGTTCTCTTTCTCCTTACTGTTCTCTTGATCCTCTCAGTTGGTCTGAGAGGTGTGAGGTGAAGAGAGGACTTCGAAGAGTTTGTCTCTTTTCGGAGTTGTACCAAAAGGTTTTACACCTCAGGATTTATCCTTGTATCATCTCGTCATGTACCAGAGTGGTCGAGGAAGTTTTTCTTGAGGTCTGTTGAGATTCTGCCTTCAAGGAGAGAAGATTGAGAGTATCGCACCCCAGATGGCTTTGAAGGTCTTCTTCAGGAATCATACATCCTCAATTTTCATTTTGCAGAGATCTTTGCACTGATTTGTCCGCACCTGATCTCAAGGATAAGACCGCAACCTCTCCTGTGAATGAATTTTACTGCTTGAGGCTCTTGCAGTTCCGGGAGGGAACTACGGGTGTTGGTGGGGGTCACAACTGGTCTTGCTTACAAGGGCATTTTCGTCCTGATGAATACCTTTTCCTCAGATGATCATTCAATTGAAACATCCAACCAAGCTCACTTTCCTTCTGCCTTGACACAAGTGATTCTTGCCTTAGAGGTCTTATACCGACTGCAGATTGTTCTATCTTTGCTTCATCCAGACTTGTCTCTCTTGCTCATTTCCTTGCTACAAAGGACATTCCTCTTGCAGCAAGCCTGGAGGACACCACAATAGGTCTCTTCAGGCAATCTCCTGACGTGATCTGTGATCCTTTACTTCCTCTAAGGCTTAGCTTCTTCGAATGCAACCATTCCTGAAAATGACTTTACCTTATGGAGACTGTCCCTGTCTGGGGGTGGTTCTTCCCAACACCAGACAGCAACCTGTGGGGCTTTTTTGGTGCTAGGAAGAGGGACTTGCTTGTATTTCAAATCTCCAATTTTTGTAAGTCCTTCACTCGATTTTTTTCAAAGGTTGCTTGAGTTGAGGACTCCCTGTCACCTTTCTGTTTGCTGCCCGGCAAAACATAAGTCTGTAAGTCTTCTGCTCCATCACACCTGACCCATGGGTCACTACGATGATGCACGTTAACTTTATCGGACAAACtctatgttttcatttttcctccataTATATCTAATTTGCACGGGTGTTCAGTAAGCATTTGAGGAGGAATGCTGGAAGACTGCTTTTTGCCCAACCTGCTAGCTCTGCTTCCGAGGCACTGAGAGAATTCTTTCCTGACCCAACTTCCTGTGTAAGCAACACATAGCACGGTTTGTCAGGCAGTTCAATCCCTGTGCCTTCATGACTGGAGACTATCCAGCTTTAATTGCTAGCATAGGGTTTCTCGCAGAGCAGTAAGGGAAATTACTCAACATCTTTTTCTGCCCTCCAGCTGCAGTAGTACAGGGATTAGAACTGTCTTTGCTGGTTGGTGTCACTGACGGGACTTTCTCTCTGGTCAGAGTCGCTCTTCAGCAGGTCACAGACTTCCTTGTCTTCTTTGCCAAGTTTCTTCTCTCCAATTCACTTGAAAGACCAAGGTCTACTTTTGGTCTAGTCCTTCATCTAAAGGGAGTCTTTTCTCCTCAGTTGAGAAGTATTGATCAGTCTAGCCCTCGCATGAACCTCAAGACCTTGGCCAGCATATGACTGTCATTTAAGGTTTCTTGTCTTGTGCCCCGCGCAACCTTGAGAAAGTCGTCAAGACAGCGATTTCACTCTCAAGTCAATCCATAATCTTGCTCTAGCATTGGCGAAGAGGATAGATGATCTTCATGGACCTACTTGGATGTGAGCATTCAAGAAATGGGATGGGGATCGGTAACTCTACTCCATCTCGGATGTCGTAGCAAACTCCTAAACCTTTGGCACCTGTTAGAGCGGCAGCCCATGACCACTGAAATACAATAAACGATATATCGACTGTAACcactactggtatttaggagtagacttgtaaactgtgaaactgaacgtctgccgaaaatatgtatatgggtggcttacttagcccaataaccgtttgctatgggaagcagctttggtgccccagctgtcagccaagagtgcgggcagcaaacatttacgctaacaaaactgtcagcaaatagttaaaaacacaacatggcaactgttctcccaggcgcgctatcttttgagtgcagggtggctacattagcttattttcagtttctgtatcttattccatatattttaactcatataaatctattaacatacatacggctgttccctttaaccactgtcacgtatttatatttctgctctttccagccaaataataataataataataatattaataataatttatcccttggctataggattatcaacgtggggccattggaaaataacattctcttagaacagacacacgtgcattttttcgtgtaaggaggtttattcgttgtacataaaacccattcttcttttgacgctctagaatttataaataataggatacaacaattgcccttcaaattattgctcttacaaatcatcagatttttctttgacaagccataataatggtatgtaataaagttgattccaaaagatctcgcattttgtagtCTGTATAATCCAGTCATTGGGCTGAAGCTAAAActaggtttgttatgaattctacatcatctacgatgcatgtccgttttgtacatagaaaaaaaaataagtgagattatatatatatgtatatatatatctcacttagaaattctatacagtttacttttatttaatatatatcttatataatatgtatgtatgtatgtgtatataataaatatatatattataatatatatatatatatataattatatatatatattatatatatatatatatataatatatagtgtacacacacacacacacacattatatatatcatatatatatggatatatatatatatatatatatatatagtgtacatatatatatatatatatatatatatatatatatatatatatatatatcagagaaagGTAAGCTCAAGAAGTTATATTACTATGTAATATGAAGAAGTGAAAATCATGtatgggaattatatatattcaccgattttaaaaatataaatagaaacaaTGGGTATGGAATTATTTTAGAGTGAAAGCCACATAAACGTTACANNNNNNNNNNNNNNNNNNNNNNNNNNNNNNNNNNNNNNNNNNNNNNNNNNNNNNNNNNNNNNNNNNNNNNNNNNNNNNNNNNNNNNNNNNNNNNNNNNNNNNNNNNNNNNNNNNNNNNNNNNNNNNNNNNNNNNNNNNNNNNNNNNNNNNNNNNNNNNNNNNNNNNNNNNNNNNNNNNNNNNNNNNNNNNNNNNNNNNNNNNNNNNNNNNNNNNNNNNNNNNNNNNNNNNNNNNNNNNNNNNNNNNNNNNNNNNNNNNNNNNNNNNNNNNNNNNNNNNNNNNNNNNNNNNNNNNNNNNNNNNNNNNNNNNNNNNNNNNNNNNNNNNNNNNNNNNNNNNNNNNNNNNNNNNNNNNNNNNNNNNNNNNNNNNNNNNNNNNNNNNNNNNNNNNNNNNNNNNNNNNNNNNNNNNNNNNNNNNNNNNNNNNNNNNNNNNNNNNNNNNNNNNNNNNNNNNNNNNNNNNNNNNNNNNNNNNNNNNNNNNNNNNNNNNNNNNNNNNNNCATAAACGTTACATGTactgaacacaaagtaaaattacaatctttcagctgagtctatgatttatttatttcgcttacaataaatgtcaataaaatagaaataattaattatcattaccttgaatatgcctctctctctctctctccctgatatattatatatatatatatatatatatatatatatatatatatatatatatatatatatatatatatataatatatatcagagagagagagagagagagagagagaagcatgtccaaggcaatgatcagttgttgttttcatctctcctttccttcacctgcatcgagtttggtgggtggaaccactcgagcattagttagagagtggtgccttggattatccagagtccttttgaccgattccaattctttgtttcatgggcaatggcggatttagtgatcttccttttgtacaggtaaacgacttttactgtccccgtgacttttgaccgtcgacaagggaattccgaactgaccatcgtcaatgatagaaggaactggaatctttcaaaaggactcgttataattccagaccctaatacAAGCGCATTGaattcgtcacgggtgggaggtaactggagctgtaaacaacaacaactgatcatttcattcaatatgaactacggtgctgccgtacaaatttctgtatttgcCAGTTATCTGtatcatagtcaaaccaaaatcccagattttattcataaaaccttgccTAAAGTTCGAATGTcgtgaagatgtggcggaaacacgCCGCCACACCATTCCATGCTAGGTTCTACATATCTAACtgtgaagacgtaaaatgaacagaaatctgaagaattgaaatcatatagtaaactgctttgataaaaaggtagggttaagataatctagtttctaatcacctaaataaatcatacgaactcccaatgtctagcccagattcaccgatgaaaaaaatgaatctaggcgatgaaaaaaaaaaaaaaaaaaaactgttatttttcctcaagTGATGGCCTTGTCCAggaacctctttcttctggacggcccagggagggataagtaggattttatttTGACCAGATTAAAGAACCCCCAATTgtggatgcagattatctgtattgagattgtaagtcgggaagaagtttggaaacgtagctaatgacacccatattgtgtacagtgtttctgtgtgcactataaatgtaattacatacatagcactcatacatagtcatatatatatactatatatatatatatatatatatatatatatattatatatatatatatatattttatcaatgacaaaattgtaaggttcgaatttctgtatatggcatcagtgttcaa
This window of the Macrobrachium nipponense isolate FS-2020 chromosome 5, ASM1510439v2, whole genome shotgun sequence genome carries:
- the LOC135215318 gene encoding uncharacterized protein LOC135215318 isoform X4; translation: MMLVKGIFVGYILLRLMYDYWLEAVNEEATQEDMPDETECAFEETVTEKVNKEERDFIGTTHLSKDQKTTMTMKDTINVGEASKSPALEVKDVHPSIKSEDPRNESECKQVNDILAETREYNQYLDLPRVDETKQTIQQSVNIKNEMITFSQKSQLVNILTRRRQGVEQQNQPHKQPLIHLRETTTIISQQTGQKRNATTQSVQIDQHVLLSRCKSSQQCDNEAEEHTHLFSEKGINAQGPGQHDTEESRNKHDLSQDSKGLLSLRLQDNEGHGDIFAQSSKRMKGLGKHQDLESMADHYQTCRQESETGTCHSESHTGRNEFMEDFRQVHMQEAYDVKNRQCGQEVHGVHRQKNCNPHSISIPCTNNCAHAISEVDLSDLYDLGTLSNKSPYKVHKSNKTDTSQLSEEEMNMKSYHSQQLDLIEDTEVFVPLVEEEMEKTNYDESCDPLPLFQTFEERANKETNQSQHVPNQREMEGFSHLQKEETEYYQNCIDPHYLKVRDEESCVGEEHTAIKEPCYGAELKDMESLFDSLKRKTEDEQSYIAPSDTKVGIRETIDGKVHSIVHSESHVEETQDDKEQCSHSSDQEIRESCIKDESPGDDKKNIEIFIHPLEAVALENYIESNNTRVKIEETLDRERNTIVHSKETLYDDKPSKATFCDDKHLCEQEVEKPCIKDLSRTHTQESENVKNLNETGNVEHQLTRSPRVKITYNSTLTMKGNQKND
- the LOC135215318 gene encoding uncharacterized protein LOC135215318 isoform X2, whose amino-acid sequence is MRCKRYDFVLNCWTGEIVWEGVAGLTVHIFSEAVKKLTSSSEMMLVKGIFVGYILLRLMYDYWLEAVNEEATQEDMPDETECAFEETVTEKVNKEERDFIGTTHLSKDQKTTMTMKDTINVGEASKSPALEVKDVHPSIKSEDPRNESECKQVNDILAETREYNQYLDLPRVDETKQTIQQSVNIKNEMITFSQKSQLVNILTRRRQGVEQQNQPHKQPLIHLRETTTIISQQTGQKRNATTQSVQIDQHVLLSRCKSSQQCDNEAEEHTHLFSEKGINAQGPGQHDTEESRNKHDLSQDSKGLLSLRLQDNEGHGDIFAQSSKRMKGLGKHQDLESMADHYQTCRQESETGTCHSESHTGRNEFMEDFRQVHMQEAYDVKNRQCGQEVHGVHRQKNCNPHSISIPCTNNCAHAISEVDLSDLYDLGTLSNKSPYKVHKSNKTDTSQLSEEEMNMKSYHSQQLDLIEDTEVFVPLVEEEMEKTNYDESCDPLPLFQTFEERANKETNQSQHVPNQREMEGFSHLQKEETEYYQNCIDPHYLKVRDEESCVGEEHTAIKEPCYGAELKDMESLFDSLKRKTEDEQSYIAPSDTKVGIRETIDGKVHSIVHSESHVEETQDDKEQCSHSSDQEIRESCIKDESPGDDKKNIEIFIHPLEAVALENYIESNNTRVKIEETLDRERNTIVHSKETLYDDKPSKATFCDDKHLCEQEVEKPCIKDLSRTHTQESENVKNLNETGNVEHQLTRSPRVKITYNSTLTMKGNQKND
- the LOC135215318 gene encoding uncharacterized protein LOC135215318 isoform X3, translated to MCWTGEIVWEGVAGLTVHIFSEAVKKLTSSSEMMLVKGIFVGYILLRLMYDYWLEAVNEEATQEDMPDETECAFEETVTEKVNKEERDFIGTTHLSKDQKTTMTMKDTINVGEASKSPALEVKDVHPSIKSEDPRNESECKQVNDILAETREYNQYLDLPRVDETKQTIQQSVNIKNEMITFSQKSQLVNILTRRRQGVEQQNQPHKQPLIHLRETTTIISQQTGQKRNATTQSVQIDQHVLLSRCKSSQQCDNEAEEHTHLFSEKGINAQGPGQHDTEESRNKHDLSQDSKGLLSLRLQDNEGHGDIFAQSSKRMKGLGKHQDLESMADHYQTCRQESETGTCHSESHTGRNEFMEDFRQVHMQEAYDVKNRQCGQEVHGVHRQKNCNPHSISIPCTNNCAHAISEVDLSDLYDLGTLSNKSPYKVHKSNKTDTSQLSEEEMNMKSYHSQQLDLIEDTEVFVPLVEEEMEKTNYDESCDPLPLFQTFEERANKETNQSQHVPNQREMEGFSHLQKEETEYYQNCIDPHYLKVRDEESCVGEEHTAIKEPCYGAELKDMESLFDSLKRKTEDEQSYIAPSDTKVGIRETIDGKVHSIVHSESHVEETQDDKEQCSHSSDQEIRESCIKDESPGDDKKNIEIFIHPLEAVALENYIESNNTRVKIEETLDRERNTIVHSKETLYDDKPSKATFCDDKHLCEQEVEKPCIKDLSRTHTQESENVKNLNETGNVEHQLTRSPRVKITYNSTLTMKGNQKND
- the LOC135215318 gene encoding uncharacterized protein LOC135215318 isoform X1; amino-acid sequence: MVEITYILIIIFQWKVKICFVWPCWTGEIVWEGVAGLTVHIFSEAVKKLTSSSEMMLVKGIFVGYILLRLMYDYWLEAVNEEATQEDMPDETECAFEETVTEKVNKEERDFIGTTHLSKDQKTTMTMKDTINVGEASKSPALEVKDVHPSIKSEDPRNESECKQVNDILAETREYNQYLDLPRVDETKQTIQQSVNIKNEMITFSQKSQLVNILTRRRQGVEQQNQPHKQPLIHLRETTTIISQQTGQKRNATTQSVQIDQHVLLSRCKSSQQCDNEAEEHTHLFSEKGINAQGPGQHDTEESRNKHDLSQDSKGLLSLRLQDNEGHGDIFAQSSKRMKGLGKHQDLESMADHYQTCRQESETGTCHSESHTGRNEFMEDFRQVHMQEAYDVKNRQCGQEVHGVHRQKNCNPHSISIPCTNNCAHAISEVDLSDLYDLGTLSNKSPYKVHKSNKTDTSQLSEEEMNMKSYHSQQLDLIEDTEVFVPLVEEEMEKTNYDESCDPLPLFQTFEERANKETNQSQHVPNQREMEGFSHLQKEETEYYQNCIDPHYLKVRDEESCVGEEHTAIKEPCYGAELKDMESLFDSLKRKTEDEQSYIAPSDTKVGIRETIDGKVHSIVHSESHVEETQDDKEQCSHSSDQEIRESCIKDESPGDDKKNIEIFIHPLEAVALENYIESNNTRVKIEETLDRERNTIVHSKETLYDDKPSKATFCDDKHLCEQEVEKPCIKDLSRTHTQESENVKNLNETGNVEHQLTRSPRVKITYNSTLTMKGNQKND